Part of the Aquicella lusitana genome is shown below.
CACAATACACATTGAAGAAATTCAGGATCAAGTTGAACTTGAACTGATGCGCACCGCTGAATACAAAGTGGCCAAAGCTTATGTGCTTTATCGCGAAGAACGGCGCCGTGCTCGTGAACAGAAGCAAATGGAAGCAGAGAATAAAAAAGCGGCATTTGTTTTACATGTGACCTTGCCTGACGGCACAGTGAAACCGCTCGATTTCGAATCGCTACAAAAACAAGTAGAAAGTGCCTGCGCCAATTTAACCAGCGTGTCACCGACTCTCATTGTTGAAGATGTTAAACGAAACCTGTTTGACAACGTGCCCATTCGTGAAGTTAACAAAGCACTGATCATGTCGGCTCGCACCCTCATTGAGAAAGAACCCAACTATACCTATGTCGCAGCTCGCTTATTGCTGGATGATTTGCGCCGTGAAGCGCTCGGCTTTCTGGAACTGAACGACAACCTTACCGCAAGTGAAATGCAAAATGCTTACGCTTCTTATCTGGAAGCTTATCTGGAAGCAGGCATCAAGCTGGAACTGTTGGACCCCCGATTAAAGACATTTGATCTTGCACAGATCGCAGCCGCCATCAAGCCCGAACGGGATCTGCAATTCACTTATCTTGGTTTGCAGACGCTCTATGACCGATACTTCCTCCATTGGGAAGGCATGCGGTTTGAACTGCCGCAAGCCTTTTTCATGCGCGTTGCCATGGGTCTTGCCATTGAGGAAAAAGAGAAAGAAAAGCGTGCCATTGAATTTTACAACCTCCTCTCTTCATTCGATTTCATGAGTTCAACGCCTACGCTTTTTAATTCGGGCACACTGCGTCCCCAGCTGTCGAGCTGCTACCTTACCACCGTGCCGGATGATCTTGACGGTATTTATGGCGCCATCAAAGACAATGCGCTGCTGTCCAAATATGCAGGCGGCCTGGGAAATGACTGGACTAACGTGCGCGGCATGGGCGCCCGGATCAAAGGAACCAATGGCAAATCCCTGGGTGTAGTGCCCTTTTTGAATGTCGCGAATGCCACTGCTGTCGCCGTCAACCAGGGCGGTAAACGCAAAGGTGCTGTTTGTGCTTATCTTGAAACCTGGCACAAAGACATTGAAGAATTCCTGGAACTGCGTAAAAACACAGGCGATGAGCGCCGTCGCACACATGACATGAATACCGCTAACTGGATTCCAGATTTGTTCATGAAACGCGTGGCGGAAAATCAGGACTGGATATTATTTTCACCAGACGAAACGCCTGATCTGCATGATTTATACGGCAAGGCATTTGAAGAAGCGTACGCCGCTTATGAAGCCAAAGCTGCGCGCGGTGAAATCAGAAACTTCAAGAAAATTCCAGCGGTGGTGCTCTGGCGTAAAATGCTGACAATGCTGTTTGAAACTGGCCATCCCTGGGTTACGTTCAAAGATGTTTGCAATCTGCGTTCACCTCAGCAGCACGTGGGTGTGGTGCACAGCTCCAATCTCTGCACGGAAATCACGCTTAATACGTCGCGTGATGAAATCGCGGTTTGCAATTTGGGCAGCATCAACCTCATTGCACACATGACGGAGAAAGGACTGGATCAGGAAAAACTGCGTCGCACCATTCACACAGCGCTGCGCATGCTGGATAATGTCATTGACATCAATTACTACTCCGTGCCGCAAGCGCGTAATTCCAATCTGAAACACCGTCCGGTAGGGATGGGCATTATGGGCTTTCAGGATGCGCTTTATATGCTGCGCATGCCTTATGCATCGCAGGAAGCGGTAGAATTTGCTGACCGCTCCATGGAACTCATTAGTTATTTTGCCATCGAAGCCTCCACTTATCTTGCAGAAGAACGCGGTCCTTATTCCACTTTCGACGGCTCGCTATGGAGCCAAGGAATTCTTCCCATTGATTCGATTGCCCTCCTCGAGCAAAATCGCGGCGGCTATCTGGAACTGGATAAGACACAGACACTTGACTGGAGCAAGCTGCGTGAACGTGTCATGAAAGTAGGGATGCGTAATTCCAATGTGCTTGCTATCGCGCCCACCGCAACCATCTCCAATATTTGTGGTGTGTCACAATCCATTGAGCCGACTTACCAAAACTTGTTCGTCAAATCGAATCTCTCTGGCGAATTTACAGTGATTAATCTTTATCTGGTTGCCGACCTGAAAGCAGAAGGATTATGGGATGAAGTCATGGTCAACGATCTCAAATATTTCAATGGCAGCGTCGCCAAGATCAGTCGCATGCCTGAGAAATTAAAACAGATTTACGCGACAGCGTTCGAAGTGGATCCGATCTGGCTGGTAGAAGCAGGATCACGCCGCCAGAAATGGATTGATCAATCGCAATCGCTTAATCTTTACATGGCGCAGCCTTCTGGTAAAAAACTGGATCAGCTTTATCGTCATGCCTGGATACGCGGTTTGAAAACAACCTATTACCTGCGCAGCATGGGTGCAACGAATGCCGAAAAAGCCACCATTGACGATCGGTCGCTGAATGCGGTGCAAGTTGAACCCGCTTCCACTGCAGAAGCAGCGCCTAAAGCCTGTTTGATCACCGATCCGACATGCGAGGCATGTCAATAACTGGAACGCCCGCTCGGCTCATCGTGCGGGCTGTTTTTAAAACCTTATTGCTAAAACTCCGTCTCAAGGACGGAGTTTCTGCACAGTGTGCAGCGAATAAAAAGATGGAGGACTGTATATGTCAACAGCAGTGAATATTGGCGGAGCTACTGGCCTGGAATTTGAAATGGGCGCGGCACGTTTGCAAGTCGATGACAAAAAAATTATTAATTGCCGCGCCGACCTTAATCAATTAGTCCCTTTTAAATATCAATGGGCATGGAAAAAATACCTGGATGCTTGCGCCAATCACTGGATGCCAAATGAAATTAATATGGCGGCAGACGTGGCACTCTGGAAAGACCCGCATGGTCTAACAGAAGATGAACGCATTATTATTAAGCGCAACCTTGGTTTTTTCTCAACGGCCGACTCACTGGTAGCAAACAATCTGGTATTGGCAGTGTATAGACACATTACCAATCCAGAATGCCGTCAATACCTGTTGCGGCAAGCATTTGAAGAAGCACTCCACACGCATGCTTATCAATATGTTATTGAAAGTTTAGGCATGGATGAAGCAGAAGTTTTCAATATGTACCGCGAAGTACCTTCGGTCGCTCGCAAGGCAGCCTGGTCATTGAAATATACACAAAGCCTGGGGGATCCCAATTTCCGCACCGGCACACTTGAAAATGACCAACGCCTGCTGCGTGATCTAATTGCTTTCTATGTGGTTTTTGAGGGTATTTTCTTTTACGTAGGCTTTACCCAAGTGCTATCCATGGGCCGCCGTAACAAGATGACAGGAACAGCCGAGCAGTTTCAGTATATTTTACGAGATGAATCCATGCATCTCAATTTTGGTATTGATGTCATCAACCAAATTAAAATAGAAAATCCACATCTATGGACGGATGAATTTAAACAGGAAATCATCGCCATGATCCGTGAAGGTGTAGACCTAGAATATGCTTATGCAGTAGATACCATGCCTCGTGGCATCCTGGGTTTGAATGCCGAAATGTTCAAGGATTACCTGCAATTCATCGCCAACCGCCGCTGCGCTCAAATTGGATTACCGCAGCAGTTTGCAGGCAGCACTAATCCTTTCCCATGGATGAGTGAAATCATGGACCTCAAAAAAGAGAAAAACTTCTTTGAAACGCGTGTTATCGAATATCAAACCGGCGGCGCATTGAGTTGGGATGATTGATTCGTATAGAATGACTCGTCTAAAAGGCAGGGAAGCTTCCCTGCCTTTTTTATTTATGCAAATAGAGAACTGCTAGAACATGTGAGAAAAAATAGGATGATGTTCAGAAACTCTCTGAATAATAGCGAAATTCAAAAAGCGGTATTGCGCGAAAAGCCTTCCATCAGGCTTTTTAATGTGCTTTGTAAAAGCAATTTACACGATAGCGAGTACCAGAACCTGCTCGTTTGCCATCATCTTAAAACACAGCCCCTTATTTCAGCCCATGACTTATTCATCGGATCTTATTTGTATCTCTGCGCTCTGGGATGTGAAGATGTAAGCAAAAAAACGACTATGTTAAAAAAAGCAGCTAACGCTTATGCCTCCTTCCACGCGCTCCAATATCTATTTTTTTCCATCCTGCTTCCCAGCCTAAAGGAACAGCCTAAAGAAAAATCCAGAATTACACAGGCAGAAAGAGAAATAATAGACTATGCCGAAAAGGCAAAAAAACATTTAACGCCAGGGTATCTTTTGTCCGCCCATGCTTACATCTGGTTGGCAGATTTATATCATCATGATGGAAATGCGGAGATCGAAGCTGCTCAAGCTTATAATCTAGCTCTGATTTATCTCTATTGTGCGCTTGAGCTTGAACCCTACTCAAAAGAAGCGATATATAATGCTTACGGACCGGAAGGACTCAGTAAAAGTAATGTCTTTGGGAACCGGGACATTCAAAGCATGATTAGCTATGCTTATGAAAAATATGCCATCTATTATGGCTCTGCCGAACGTCCTCACTTGTCATATTTTCATAAAGAAGCGAAAAAAATTATTAACGAAATAAAGCAGAACATCTCTGATCAATCCACTTCTCCGAGCCTAGTAATCCCCTCCATCTCGCGCAGCTAATCTGCCTAACTATTGCAGCAAAAAACGTCTTTTCTGCTAATAAATTCTTAAGCTGCCTCCTGTATGATTTTTACTTCAAAATAATAATTAAATCAGATAAATAAACACATAACGAGATAGGTATGATAAACAGATCCCATCCCGCCCATCCAAAGAAATCCAATTACATCCCCCCATTAAGGGCAAAGGGCCCCGTTGTTAGCGATCGGATGGTAATGCACCTTATCTTAAAAGAAGAAGATAAGGTGAACCATTTGCCAAACTATATAAATTTCTGCCAAGACATGCAAAAGGCTTTCGATAATATGCTTACTTCGCTGACAGAATTGGGTCAGGCTGCCGATTTTGTCAATCCTGGAAATTTTCCGGTTAACAAACAAGGATTATTAATTTTAAGAGACAGTATACGGCAATCAATTGAACCCTTATTTAAAGTCATTGAAATAGCATCGCTTGTAAAAGACACAGATAATCACATCAGACTGGCGCATCACATCTTTTCCTACACTCAAGTATTCAATATATGCCGCGAGCAATTTATACACTTTGCCATGCGGTTAGTATCCGATAAATTTATACCCCCCATTGTGCCGGATAAGACTACACAACTCTTCTGGTCAACCGATCTAGGACAAAGCAAAGCAAATGCCTATGCTTTGACGCACGATGCTATTACCGATACGCAAGCGTTAAAACATTTTGGTAGGATCGTAGCCGGATGGCGTCCGGGTGAAATGTCACTGACATATCAAAATAAGCACGGTAAATACCTTAACGTGTTTTATGATATGCTAAATTTAAAGACTAAGAATTCGCCTTTTGAAGATCTTCGAACTTTTTTTTGGGATGCCTACTCGGAAGTGTATGGTTCCCAGATAAGAAAAAACAGTCAAGTAAAAATATTCTTTCAGGGCTCGCTAACTCAAGATAATTTTTTCTGGCGCACAGAATTACCGCAAATCAGGAAGACGGAAAGCGCGATTTCCGCCATGGTCGCAACCAAAAAATTAGAGGGCGCTAAAATCAACCTGCCCGGTTCAATAGGCCAAACTATTTCAGATAGTGAAGTGATTTCGGTGAGTGCAGACGCTGCATCCATCACTATTTTTCTTAAAGGCGATACCCAGCTTCGCCTGCCAAAAAAAGAAAAAAATCAATACCTGTGTGAGTTATCCAACGAAAAACTCAATCTCAAAGAAATTTTTCAGTTAAGTGCAAGCGAGTGTCTGAACCTGATTAACCCATCCTGGAATGCTGTTTGGGCAGAAATTGAAGACGTAGATATTAATTTTACGCAATTAAGAAAAAGATTACCCCTCTATTCTGACAAGGCAAAAGCAGTTAAGGTTGAAATTCCGCAGACAGGTGAGGTGAGTGAGCAACTGGCTCAAGTAAGCAATGCCGGCCATGATTTATTTATCGCGTCCCAGCGCCATTTGAAACATACCTGGTTAAGCGCTTATAAAGCAGCCCGAAAAAAAAATGAAGTGCCTTTATTTGGTCCCAAATACATGATCAAAGTTTTCCTGCGCAAACACCCCGATATGCAACCCCATCATATACGCACTTTACTGCAGCAATTAAATGAACATTTGCATTCAGCATGGAAAATAGTTAGAGCAGAAAAACCAGGTAAAAGTGATCTCAGATTAGCATGGGATCAAATCTTGATAGACATTAAAAATGAACTACGCAACATTTTGGTCAGCAAAATAGCAGCGGGCGTCAAGCTTGAATACATCAAAAGCTTATCGGAAAAATATCCTTTTTCATGTCGGCTTATTCTAACTGTTGAAAAAGAAATTCATCAGTTACTCATGATACAAAACGCGTGGAAAAGCAGAAACCCAGCTCCCATGGCATTCAATTTGTGGAACAGCTTGCAGCAACCCGTTTTGCCATCCAGCTCAAGTTTGACCATAGGGACAAATAATATCAGTCCTAAAATAAACGGCACCAACCCATCAACATTAAAAGTACAATTATAACCGGCGGTCTATCAGGGCGGAAGCTTTGTTCTGTCCGCCCTGTTCAACCCTTATTTAGCGTTATTAAGAATATGGATCTGAGCGGATTTTTCTTTTTGCTGGCCACGCAGTATGCGGTACATGCCGATCAGACTAATGACTATCCACGCCAGTTCAATCACCACCGCGGATGTATTCCAGGCATAGAAAAGGGAAAACAGGATACCGGCTGCGCCAAGAAAATTAAGCAGCTGATAACCCATACTGTGTGCGGATAATTTATTGGTGCTTAATGCATAGTATGCTATCAGCAATAAAACAACCCCTGTCATGCCTACAGCGTCAGCTGATTTAGCAAGCATATCTGCGAATATCATTTCTTTTTACCTCGTTAATTAAGTAGACCCTTTGACGAATGCCAGGGCTTGTTGCAGCACCTCTACACCCGCATTGGTTTTATGAGCATGCTGGCTAAGATATCGACGCCAGGCCGCCGCCCCACGCTGACCCTGAAAAAGGCCCAGGATATGGCGCGTGATCGCTGTCAATTTTATCTTATTTTGAAGCTGTTCGTGAATATAGGGAATCAAATTTTGAATCACCTCAAACCGGCTTAAAACCTGTTTATCCGGGTAATATCGCGCCTGAATCTCGGCTAATAAATAGGGGTTGGCATACGCCGCGCGACCAATCATCACCCCATCAACATGGCTTAAATGGTCGTCTATTTCAGCCACAGTTTTAATCCCTCCATTCATAATGATGGTCAGCTGTGGGAAATCCTGCTTAAGCTGTCTCACCACGTCGTAACGTAGCGGCGGTATCTCCCTGTTTTGCTTGGGGCTTAATCCTGAAAGCCACGCCTTTCGGGCATGGACAATGAAAAGACGGCACCCTGCACTGGCAATGGTACGGATAAAATGACAAAGCGCCTCATACGAATCCTGGTAATCTACCCCAATGCGACACTTGACGCTAACGGGAATCTGTACAGCATGCTGCATGGCTGAAATGCATTCGGCAACAAGTTGGGGCGCCTGCATCAGGCAGGCACCAAACTGGCCTGAACTTACCCGAGGGCTGGGGCAGCCAACATTGAGGTTCACTTCATCGTAACCGGCTTCCTCTCCCATCACCGCACAACGCGCCAGCAGCGCTGGGTCGCTGCCGCCTAATTGCAATGCCAGAGGATGTTCGTCTGGATGAAAAGCGAGAAGATACCGCGGGTCACCATGTATCAAGGCCTGGGTGGTGATCATTTCAGTATAAAGCCGAACGTTCGGCGCAATCAGGCGCAAAAAATACCGATCATGGCGATCAGTATAATCCATCATGGGTGCCACAGAAACGAGGTGGGACAGTAGATTCATCGAATTTATATTTTTAATCATAAAGTTATAACAACAAATGGCTGCACTTTCTTTTAGACTGTTAATGGTCTATTAAGATACAGTAATTAGAATAACACTTCAAAAAAACGATTGAAATTTAAAAAAGGTATCATTATGGCGAAGTGGCGAGACATTCCCTCTACTAACGATTGGCAAACCCTGTGCGGGGTGTGCACATTACCCACTGATTCGGCAGCCAGCGCATTATTGGATAAAATAACGGGCCAAATTGCAAGTTACCATAGGCTGGTTAAAACCGATTTTGGCGCGGTCGAGGAACGTATTACCCAACTTATTGCTATCGGCCAAGCTGCCCAGAATTATTTGGATTTGTATGCTCGAGAAAACGATGATCCGACTAATATAAAAAAATCCTTGTCTGGCAGTATCGATCCCTGGATCCGTTATCTATTAAACCAAAGTCTTAAAAAAGCGCGTTACCTGGAAGCGATCAAGCCTTTCTCGCAAAAATATCCTTCGCAGAAGGACTTGAGAGCCAAACTGCAAGCGCGCGATGTCAAACGGAAGATGGGAAAGGCAAACAAATTTTTGTCCCTAGATGGCGGAACTTTTCTTGAGCGGGAAGACCCCTGTCATCGTGATTTCGAATTTCGTTATAATAATATGAAGCTATGGACCAATCCTTCTTCTTCCTTGTCTAATTCATTATTTTTTACTTATATGCAAGACAGCCATGAAAGTTCCTTTTTTCTCTGGTTGGAAGATCATCCAGCCACTGTTCTAACACCTGCCGTTAGTAAAGACTGGGATGAAATATATCGCAGCAAAATCAAAAAAATTGATTATGCGCCTAAGGACATGATCACTATCACGGTTGATAAAACAGCGTATCAATTAGTGGATACAAATGCCTCGGCACCTACGCCGCTTGAAACCAGAAAAATGAAAAATCTCGCTTTGAAAGTTGGCTCTCCCTGGGGAGCTGCTGCATTTGTGTGGTCAAAAGAAGACAAAAATAAATTTATTACCCATCCACATCGAGCAGGCAAATTCCATCATTCTTCATTAGCGAAAGGAAAAAAAGTCAGATGTTCCGGCATGTGGCTAGTTAGCAATGGTAAAGTTCTTCAAATCAATAATAGCAGCGGCCATTACAAACCGGATTCATTGCAATTTTATAAATTGATTCGCTTTCTGAATAAAAATCATTTACTGACAGAGGATACGTTAATTGCTGATATGACCCGTCCGCCTGAGCTAAAGGATGAAAACCAGCTTTTTGCCGGTGTCAAAAGCCAATACTATCGTTTAGCCGAATATTTAAAATGGGCAGAGGAACTACCTGATGTGAAAGAGTATCTGGCAAAAAAAATGGAAATACCAAGCTCCCCTATTCATGAATAATGGCCGATTAAATCATCACGCCATTCCGACAGTAACAGTACTAAAAAAACGCTAGAACTCCCGTCTGCGCAGGATGCCAAGACATAGTATAATTTTATGATTTATATGATAAAACTTTATACCTAAGCAAACCATTCCTGTTTTTTTTGCACAGATAAAAGCTTAGATTTTATGCATCTTGTTTTAATTCAGTTTGATGATGAGCATCTGTGCGATCTAATTTTTTTTCATTTTTTGCTTGGACTGCTTTCGTTTTGGGCGATCGCGGTGAATGGCCTTTAGCATAAACAAGCTGACTACCCGCTATAGCAAATATACTCATTATAATAACCAGTGCCTTCATTATTTTCTCTCCATGAAATATGCTTTCCAAATAATATAAGAGTTGCGAAAAAATTTCTACTCATCTAACGTTAGGATAAATAAATAATGGAGCAATAAGTCATGGTTGGAAGGAATGATTTTAAATTTAATTTAGGGTTACCTACCTTATTAGGCGAATGGAGAAAAATCTTTTCGCGTGATTATTTCATCGCAGATGCGACTGCTGGCATGACAGTAGCATGCGTTGCCATCCCCCTGTCTTTAGCCATTGCATTGGCATCCGGGGTCCCTCCTGCTACAGGGTTGATTACTGCCATCATTGCTGGCCTCGTATGTGCTTTTTTTGGTGGCACACCACTTGCCGTGAGTGGTCCAGCGGCAGCAATGTCTATTTTGATTGCAGACATCGTGGAAAAATTTGGTATCCCATCGTTAATATTGATTGGTTGTATTGCTGGATGCATGCAATTATTAAGTGGCATTGTGGGCATCGGTAAATTAGGCAGATTTGTTCCCTTACCTGTGATATCTGGTTTTACTGCAGGCATCGGTGTCATTATTATTATTGGACAATTACCGCGTGCATTTGGAATTGCACCACCGCCAGAAACACATATTTTTTCTGTATTAACCCATCTTAATAATTATTTGCATACGATCGATGGAACTTCCCTCTTTCTAGTGGCAATTACTATAGGTATCATTCAAGGAATACCTAAAATCACGAATAAGATACCAGCCATTTTATGTGCCGTGGTAATTTCAACATTAGTGACTTATTTTTTTCAGCTGAATACCGTTGAGTTGATTGGCGCCATTCCCAACCGCTTGCCTGCGCCAGTTTTTCCCAGCCTAACTGATATTTCTCTCTCTGAGTTAATTTTTAATGCTCTGGTCATTTATTTATTGGCCTCTCTCGAAACCCTGTTATCGTCCAGCTCCGCCGATAAAATTTCGGGTGGCAAGAAACATGATCCAGACCAAGAACTCATTGGCCAAGGACTTGGAAATATTGTCGTAAGTTTGTTTGGGGGCATTCCGATTACGGGTGTTATTGCCCGTACGGCTATTAATATTAGAGCAGGCGCGAGAACAAGGCGTGCCAGCATTATTCATTCATTTATCATCCTGGCCGCTGTTTTATTTATTTCACCAATTATTAGCGCTATTCCTATAGCTGCACTAGCCGGCGTATTATTCTGTGTTGCATTCTCAATGATAAATTATCGAGAATTTCGTAATTTATGGAAAACAGCTCGTTCAGATGCCATCATTTACGCCGTAACATTTTTTACGATTGTCTTCGTAGATTTGCTAGCTGGCATTCAAGCGGGTATTGTGGCTGCTTGCTTAATCGTATTATGGCGGTCAAGCAAAACCCATTTACACATTTCAACGACATCACAAGATGATGTGCTGCGCATTTCATTAGTCGGCGCTTTGACCTTTTTATCAACGGGCAAAATCGCCGGCTTGCAAAAACAACTTGCAACAAAACAGAAAAAAACAATTATTATGGACCTTGCCAGCATTCGCAATCTTGATATTTCTGGCACGACTTGTATCGTGGATTTATATAACTATTGCAAATCAAATAATATTCAATTTTATATCAAAGGCTTGCCAAAACGTTTTGAATTATTATTTAAATTATGCGAAGGAGAGGAGTTATTAAGCGAATATTATGTGGTTTATGAGCATGAACTACGTAAAAAAGGCACACAATCTGTACCTGTAAGTACTTATGGCCGATTAGTGCATGGCATTAATCGTTTTTATCTCGAGCGGAAACACAACGATAAACGTTTATTTGAATTTATCACGCAGTCGCAAGATCCACATACATTATTCATTACCTGTTCTGATAGCCGTATTATTCCATCCATGATTACGTCTGCTGATCCGGGTGAATTATTTATCGTTCGAAATATAGGCAATTTCATTCCACCTTATCAAGAAGAAAGTCCATTTAGTGAAGGTGCCGCTTTGCAATTCGCGCTTAGCACTTTTGACATCACCGACATTGTTATATGTGGTCACGCCAATTGCGGGGCTATCAATGCTTGTGACAAAATTGATGCCTCCGCACCCTCTATCCTCTTTTCCTGGATTAATCGTATCAAGAACCAATTAGGCCATCATTCTCACGCTTCGCTGAATGAAAAAGTGCGTATAAATGTATTAAATCAAATCGGAAACTTGAAAACTTATCCTATTATTCAGCAAAAATTACAGGATAAATGCTTAAACATTCATGGATGGTTTTTTGATTTCGATGAAAGCCTGGTCTATGAATGGCGTCAACATGAGAATGAATTCAAGTCCATCGTGTTGCAAGAAGAACCACAAGCTGTTTAACGGAAATAAGTGACTAGGCCGCTCACTTGATATCATGCGAGCGGCTCGGCCGCTTCGCAGCCCTCCTCAGAGCGAACGGTTAGAAATTTTGTCGTGTACAGAGTCCAAATACGAATTAATAGATAAATTTTATTTCAAAAAATAAAATATCGCACAAGAATGTTCGTTGCCATGACTTTATATGCATTAGTTCCGATCTAATCTGACACTTGCTACTTGAAAAAAGTAAGGTTACCCGTTTTGATAGTTATGTCGAGTAAAAATCAAAACATTAAAGAGGTAACCTTATGTACGAGTGTACGCAAAAAATCATTAAAAACAAGGTCGGTCTGTTAAATTTGGCAGAAGAGCTAGGGAATGTATCAAGAGCCTGCAAGGTAATGGGCTTCTCCAGAGATACGTTTTATCGTTATAAATCAGCAGTTGAGCAAGGAGGCATTGAGACCTTGTTCGACAAGAGCAGACGGCAGCCAAACATCAAGAACCGCACCGATGAAGCTACAGAGAATGCTGTATTGGACTATGCCATTGAGTACCCCGCGCATGGTCAATTAAGAGTCAGTAATGAGCTTAGGAAAAGAGGTGTTTTTGTTTCTCCTAGCGGTGTTCGTTGCATCTGGCTAAGGCATGATTTGGCATCATTTAAACAGCGTCTAACCGCACTGGAAAAGAAATCTGCCGAGGAGAACTTAATTCTAACTGAAGCACAACTGGCCGCGCTAGAACGCAAAAAAGACGATGATATGGCCTGCGGTGAAATTGAAACAGCACATCCTGGCTATCTTGGTTCACAAGATACCTTTTATGTTGGCAATCTCAAGGGTGTTGGGCGCATTTATCAGCAAACATTTGTTGATACCTACTCCAAAGTGGCTCATTGCAAGCTATATACCACAAAAACACCGATTACATCTGCTGACCTGTTAAATGATCGTGTGTTGCCATTCTTTGAAGAACAAGGCTTGGGCTTGCTGCGCGTATTAACGGATCGTGGCACTGAGTTTTGCGGCAAGGTAGAGCAACACGATTACGAGTTGTATTTGGCGCTCAATGATATTGAGCACACCAAAACGAAAGC
Proteins encoded:
- a CDS encoding ribonucleoside-diphosphate reductase subunit alpha, translating into MDTQPSSITYAPHFEITQTAPGLIKVIRRNGTVTPFDATKIAVAMTKAFLAVEGDTAVGSSRIHEKVAGLTKKIADTFVRRLASGGTIHIEEIQDQVELELMRTAEYKVAKAYVLYREERRRAREQKQMEAENKKAAFVLHVTLPDGTVKPLDFESLQKQVESACANLTSVSPTLIVEDVKRNLFDNVPIREVNKALIMSARTLIEKEPNYTYVAARLLLDDLRREALGFLELNDNLTASEMQNAYASYLEAYLEAGIKLELLDPRLKTFDLAQIAAAIKPERDLQFTYLGLQTLYDRYFLHWEGMRFELPQAFFMRVAMGLAIEEKEKEKRAIEFYNLLSSFDFMSSTPTLFNSGTLRPQLSSCYLTTVPDDLDGIYGAIKDNALLSKYAGGLGNDWTNVRGMGARIKGTNGKSLGVVPFLNVANATAVAVNQGGKRKGAVCAYLETWHKDIEEFLELRKNTGDERRRTHDMNTANWIPDLFMKRVAENQDWILFSPDETPDLHDLYGKAFEEAYAAYEAKAARGEIRNFKKIPAVVLWRKMLTMLFETGHPWVTFKDVCNLRSPQQHVGVVHSSNLCTEITLNTSRDEIAVCNLGSINLIAHMTEKGLDQEKLRRTIHTALRMLDNVIDINYYSVPQARNSNLKHRPVGMGIMGFQDALYMLRMPYASQEAVEFADRSMELISYFAIEASTYLAEERGPYSTFDGSLWSQGILPIDSIALLEQNRGGYLELDKTQTLDWSKLRERVMKVGMRNSNVLAIAPTATISNICGVSQSIEPTYQNLFVKSNLSGEFTVINLYLVADLKAEGLWDEVMVNDLKYFNGSVAKISRMPEKLKQIYATAFEVDPIWLVEAGSRRQKWIDQSQSLNLYMAQPSGKKLDQLYRHAWIRGLKTTYYLRSMGATNAEKATIDDRSLNAVQVEPASTAEAAPKACLITDPTCEACQ
- a CDS encoding ribonucleotide-diphosphate reductase subunit beta, with the translated sequence MSTAVNIGGATGLEFEMGAARLQVDDKKIINCRADLNQLVPFKYQWAWKKYLDACANHWMPNEINMAADVALWKDPHGLTEDERIIIKRNLGFFSTADSLVANNLVLAVYRHITNPECRQYLLRQAFEEALHTHAYQYVIESLGMDEAEVFNMYREVPSVARKAAWSLKYTQSLGDPNFRTGTLENDQRLLRDLIAFYVVFEGIFFYVGFTQVLSMGRRNKMTGTAEQFQYILRDESMHLNFGIDVINQIKIENPHLWTDEFKQEIIAMIREGVDLEYAYAVDTMPRGILGLNAEMFKDYLQFIANRRCAQIGLPQQFAGSTNPFPWMSEIMDLKKEKNFFETRVIEYQTGGALSWDD
- a CDS encoding DUF5630 domain-containing protein → MMFRNSLNNSEIQKAVLREKPSIRLFNVLCKSNLHDSEYQNLLVCHHLKTQPLISAHDLFIGSYLYLCALGCEDVSKKTTMLKKAANAYASFHALQYLFFSILLPSLKEQPKEKSRITQAEREIIDYAEKAKKHLTPGYLLSAHAYIWLADLYHHDGNAEIEAAQAYNLALIYLYCALELEPYSKEAIYNAYGPEGLSKSNVFGNRDIQSMISYAYEKYAIYYGSAERPHLSYFHKEAKKIINEIKQNISDQSTSPSLVIPSISRS
- a CDS encoding CBU_0592 family membrane protein, which produces MIFADMLAKSADAVGMTGVVLLLIAYYALSTNKLSAHSMGYQLLNFLGAAGILFSLFYAWNTSAVVIELAWIVISLIGMYRILRGQQKEKSAQIHILNNAK
- the dusA gene encoding tRNA dihydrouridine(20/20a) synthase DusA; translated protein: MIKNINSMNLLSHLVSVAPMMDYTDRHDRYFLRLIAPNVRLYTEMITTQALIHGDPRYLLAFHPDEHPLALQLGGSDPALLARCAVMGEEAGYDEVNLNVGCPSPRVSSGQFGACLMQAPQLVAECISAMQHAVQIPVSVKCRIGVDYQDSYEALCHFIRTIASAGCRLFIVHARKAWLSGLSPKQNREIPPLRYDVVRQLKQDFPQLTIIMNGGIKTVAEIDDHLSHVDGVMIGRAAYANPYLLAEIQARYYPDKQVLSRFEVIQNLIPYIHEQLQNKIKLTAITRHILGLFQGQRGAAAWRRYLSQHAHKTNAGVEVLQQALAFVKGST